A single Aspergillus puulaauensis MK2 DNA, chromosome 7, nearly complete sequence DNA region contains:
- a CDS encoding putative cation chloride cotransporter (COG:P;~EggNog:ENOG410PGPN;~InterPro:IPR004841,IPR018491;~PFAM:PF13520,PF00324;~TransMembrane:12 (i128-148o154-173i194-217o257-278i285-306o349-368i380-400o420-443i474-492o498-519i531-549o555-573i);~go_component: GO:0016020 - membrane [Evidence IEA];~go_function: GO:0022857 - transmembrane transporter activity [Evidence IEA];~go_process: GO:0006811 - ion transport [Evidence IEA];~go_process: GO:0055085 - transmembrane transport [Evidence IEA]) has protein sequence MNSSQGNDTSESMSRRRPNFSTRTAQEDESRLDPSEPPNASPDEAARLLTWRPGQSYGSINPHTPTSSTRNHSPPSNFLAYFSSWWNKTGDDAGPPSTSPTGRPLRDASADSRGNGEKSRASDSSDKFSTFSGVFVPTSLNVLSILMFLRFGFILGQAGILGILGLLVISYTINLVTTMSLSAIASNGTVKGGGAYYLISRSLGPEFGGSIGIVFYLGSVLNTGMNAVGLVDCFTQNFGTETGTWSNFLEEGFWWQYLWGTIILILCTGICLAGSSLFSRASNGLLVTLLLATLSIPLSAIVMQPFRAPKLGVHFTGISRKTFLENLKPRLTKGAAGSQIPGRETFQDLFGILFPATGGIFAGASMSGDLKNPSKSIPKGTLYGLAMTFVLYTLVILAMASTLTRDSLYNNADIIQIANLSGVVILLGEFATSFFSALMGLIGSAKLLQAIAKDSLLPGLNLFSKGTKRNDEPVRAIIVTLVAAQLTMLFDINQIASFVTMAYLMTFLVTNLACFLLKIGSAPNFRPSFHYFNWQTAATGTVVCGASMFFVDGVYATGCFAILITLFLLIHYTSPPKPWGDVSQSLIYHQVRKYLLRLRQEHVKFWRPQILLFVTNFDVEFKLVSFCNSLKKGALFVLGHVLVTDDFSSAVPEARRQQTTWTKLVENSKVKAFVNIAISPAVEWGIRNIVLNSGLGGMRPNIVIIDQFREGQSLAEPVQHKSHPQLLSPGSSKPEPSSMSTNCQTYVTVLEDLLFQLRINVAVAKGFEDLELPGEHGKEPKKYIDLWPIQMSAELNANSETKRNILTTNFDTYTLILQLGCILNTVPSWKRAYKLRVAVFVEYEIDVEDERKRVETLLEKLRIEAEILVFWLASGDLKTYRIIVNGEPLPETQDVDDKIHAVLKDETWWQEIQQGRRNSDDSSTLSLINRIGGPSRLDASGNEYRHAARHPLPGGVRKLIQSSRRRRSISSFKGLGGVNLGMQTHRLLDAFVEDSTPSDSSDDSDSSESVSDEEVTEEMHGPTAGQRQGQPLASDSSLPTRQEAVAGDVERPKIPLIIETGETGSSRLPATPKRPTMSRSASSNRFTSSPIPEARVNTEEGAGPSIMFAQNMSPPRSSQTESIYKRRSPSDLSDRTSASGFPQQASVPLSFNDLPSRAQHLILNELMAKHSEDTAVLFTTLPSPLEGTAVSEAASQSYLSDLSVLWQGLPPCLLVHSNSMTVTLNL, from the exons ATGAATAGTTCACAAGGGAACGATACCTCGGAGTCTATGTCTCGGAGGAGACCTAACTTCTCCACTCGCACTGCACAAGAAGATGAGTCCAGGCTGGACCCAAGCGAACCTCCAAATGCTTCCCCAGATGAGGCTGCCAGGCTACTGACTTGGCGACCGGGTCAGTCTTATGGGTCTATAAACCCTCACACACCCACGTCCTCAACCCGGAATCACTCCCCGCCTTCGAATTTCCTTGCATACTTCTCGAGCTGGTGGAATAAAACGGGCGACGATGCTGGGCCACCGAGCACCTCCCCTACGGGTAGGCCGCTTAGAGACGCAAGTGCTGATAGTAGAGGAAACGGCGAGAAATCCCGCGCGTCTGACAGCTCAGATAAATTTTCCACTTTCTCCGGAGTTTTTGTGCCCACGAGCTTGAATGTTCTGAGCATTCTAATGTTCCTTCGGTTTGGATTCATTCTGGGGCAGGCCGGCATACTGGGAATACTAG GATTGCTTGTGATATCGTATACGATAAACCTTGTAACGACCATGTCGTTATCAGCCATTGCAAGCAATGGTACAGTCAAAGGAGGGGGGGCTTACTATTTAATATCCCGCTCATTGGGTCCTGAATTTGGTGGATCGATTGGCATAGTATTTTATCTCGGTTCCGTGCTGAACACGGGTATGAACGCCGTTGGTTTGGTCGATTGCTTTACACAAAACTTTGGGACTGAGACTGGGACATGGTCCAACTTCCTTGAGGAAGGATTTTGGTGGCAGTATCTTTGGGGAACCATCATTTTGATTCTATGTACCGGGATTTGTTTGGCCGGcagctccctcttctctcgaGCAAGCAATGGACTGCTTGTTACGCTCCTGCTCGCAACCCTCAGTATACCATTGTCTGCTATTGTCATGCAGCCATTTCGCGCCCCGAAGCTGGGTGTGCATTTTACTGGCATTAGCCGTAAGACATTCTTGGAGAACCTTAAGCCGAGACTTACAAAAGGAGCGGCTGGCAGTCAGATCCCGGGGCGAGAGACCTTTCAAGACCTCTTTGGGATTCTGTTTCCTGCAACTGGAGGAATTTTTGC TGGTGCAAGCATGTCAGGGGATTTGAAGAACCCAAGCAAATCGATCCCAAAGGGTACTCTTTATGGACTAGCCATGACCTTTGTCCTCTACACTCTTGTGATTCTTGCAATGGCATCAACTTTGACAAGAGACTCCCTATACAACAATGCGGATATCATCCAGATT GCAAACCTCTCAGGAGTTGTCATTCTCCTTGGTGAATTTGCGACTAgtttcttctctgctttgATGGGCTTGATTGGATCTGCCAAACTTCTCCAGGCGATTGCCAAGGACAGCTTGCTTCCCGGATTAAATCTGTTTAGCAAGGGCACAAAGAGAAATGACGAGCCAGTGCGCGCGATTATCGTCACTTTGGTTGCTGCTCAGCTCACAATGCTATTTGACATCAACCAGATCGCATCCTTTGTCACAATGGCTTATCTCATGACATTCTTAGTGACTAACCTGGCCTGTTTCTTGCTGAAAATTGGTTCCGCTCCCAATTTTCGTCCCTCGTTTCACTATTTCAACTGGCAGACTGCAGCAACTGGTACTGTGGTTTGCGGAGCAAGTATGTTTTTCGTGGATGGAGTTTACGCTACAGGCTGCTTTGCTATATTGATTACACTATTTCTTTTGATACATTACACTTCCCCTCCGAAGCCATGGGGTGATGTAAGCCAGAGTTTGATCTACCATCAAGTGCGTAAGTACCTACTTCGCCTGAGGCAGGAGCATGTCAAGTTCTGGCGACCCCAAATCCTTTTATTCGTCACCAATTTTGATGTGGAGTTCAAACTGGTTTCCTTTTGCAATTCACTCAAGAAGGGAGCCTTGTTTGTACTTGGCCACGTACTTGTCACCGATGATTTCTCGTCTGCTGTTCCGGAAGCACGCCGCCAACAAACGACCTGGACGAAACTAGTGGAGAATTCAAAGGTCAAAGCTTTCGTGAATATAGCCATATCCCCGGCTGTCGAATGGGGAATTCGGAATATTGTCTTGAACTCTGGATTGGGAGGGATGCGCCCAAATATAGTCATCATCGACCAGTTTCGCGAGGGCCAGTCGCTTGCCGAACCAGTGCAGCATAAAAGTCATCCACAGTTGTTATCACCGGGTAGCTCCAAGCCTGAACCGTCAAGTATGTCAACAAACTGTCAGACATACGTCACGGTGCTAGAAGATCTCCTGTTTCAACTGCGCATCAATGTTGCAGTAGCAAAGGGCTTCGAGGACCTCGAGCTACCCGGGGAACATGGAAAAGAGCCTAAGAAATATATTGATCTTTGGCCGATTCAGATGTCTGCTGAGCTCAACGCCAACAGCGAAACGAAGCGCAATATCTTGACTACGAATTTCGACACATACACACTAATCCTTCAGCTTGGATGTATTCTAAACACCGTGCCCTCTTGGAAAAGGGCATACAAGTTGAGAGTAGCGGTATTTGTTGAATACGAGattgatgtcgaggatgagagaAAACGGGTCGAGACTTTGCTTGAAAAATTACGGATTGAAGCGGAAATATTGGTCTTTTGGCTTGCAAGTGGTGACCTGAAAACCTATCGCATCATAGTCAACGGAGAACCTCTCCCCGAAACTCAGGATGTCGATGACAAAATCCACGCAGTTTTGAAGGATGAAACTTGGTGGCAAGAAATCCAACAAGGTCGAAGAAACTCAGATGACTCTTCAACCCTTAGTTTGATAAACAGGATAGGAGGGCCATCTCGTCTGGATGCCTCTGGCAACGAGTATCGGCACGCAGCACGCCATCCACTGCCTGGCGGGGTAAGGAAATTGATCCAATCTTCCAGGCGGCGACGATCTATTTCTAGCTTCAAAGGCTTGGGGGGCGTCAACTTGGGTATGCAAACACACCGTTTGCTTGATGCCTTTGTCGAGGATAGTACACCAAGTGACAGCAGTGATGATAGTGACTCCTCGGAATCCGTgagcgatgaagaagtaACAGAGGAAATGCATGGGCCAACAGCCGGACAAAGACAAGGTCAGCCTCTGGCGTCGGACTCGAGTCTCCCGACAAGGCAGGAGGCTGTCGCTGGGGATGTTGAGAGGCCTAAAATTCCACTTATTATTGAAACCGGCGAAACAGGTTCCTCACGACTCCCGGCAACCCCCAAGCGGCCAACGATGAGCCGCTCAGCGTCGAGTAACCGATTCACCTCTTCACCGATACCTGAAGCTCGAGTCAACACAGAGGAAGGCGCAGGACCAAGTATCATGTTTGCTCAAAACATGTCGCCTCCGCGGTCGTCCCAGACAGAGTCAATCTACAAACGCCGCTCCCCATCCGACTTGTCGGACAGGACAAGTGCCTCCGGATTTCCGCAACAAGCATCAGTCCCGTTGTCATTCAATGATCTTCCGAGTCGTGCACAGCATCTAATACTGAACGAGCTGATGGCTAAGCACAGCGAGGACACTGCTGTCCTTTTCACCACTCTGCCATCGCCACTTGAGGGCACTGCGGTGAGCGAGGCTGCTAGTCAGTCTTACCTGAGTGATCTGAGTGTGTTGTGGCAGGGATTGCCTCCCTGCCTGCTggtccacagcaacagcatgACTGTCACCCTAAATCTTTGA
- the tcsC gene encoding putative two-component osmosensing histidine kinase (Bos1) (COG:T;~EggNog:ENOG410PF99;~InterPro:IPR001789,IPR003594,IPR003661,IPR003660, IPR036890,IPR036097,IPR011006,IPR004358,IPR005467;~PFAM:PF00512,PF00672,PF02518,PF00072,PF18947;~go_component: GO:0016021 - integral component of membrane [Evidence IEA];~go_function: GO:0000155 - phosphorelay sensor kinase activity [Evidence IEA];~go_function: GO:0016772 - transferase activity, transferring phosphorus-containing groups [Evidence IEA];~go_process: GO:0000160 - phosphorelay signal transduction system [Evidence IEA];~go_process: GO:0007165 - signal transduction [Evidence IEA];~go_process: GO:0016310 - phosphorylation [Evidence IEA]): MACADETLTAAAAILQNLAREAPSSGSPSFDFTFSPHSTNGVDSLPKLPGEPSLAKVRFENELEGLVRRIHRMEVQTHQNHTQTVQDIQPTQHAHKRRKSSKDAEPEVLEESDAAGSDEEEDGGAATLVREEDISYLRNYVQKQAEEISFQKNIITQVREELQLQEVQTRRALTKVENEDVVLLERELRKHQQANEAFQKALREIGGIITQVANGDLSMKVQIHPLEMDPEIATFKRTINTMMDQLQVFGSEVSRVAREVGTEGILGGQAQITGVHGIWKELTENVNIMAKNLTDQVREIAVVTTAVAHGDLSQKIESRAQGEILELQQTINTMVDQLRTFATEVTRVARDVGTEGVLGGQAQIEGVQGMWNELTVNVNAMANNLTTQVRDIATVTKAVAKGDLTQKVQANCKGEIAELKNIINSMVDQLRQFAQEVTKIAKEVGTDGVLGGQATVNDVEGTWKDLTENVNRMANNLTTQVREIADVTTAVAKGDLSKKVTANVQGEILDLKSTINGMVDRLNTFAFEVSKVAREVGTDGTLGGQAKVDNVEGKWKDLTDNVNTMAQNLTSQVRSISDVTQAIAKGDLSKKIEVHAQGEILTLKVTINHMVDRLAKFATELKKVARDVGVDGKMGGQANVEGIAGTWKEITEDVNTMAENLTSQVRAFGEITDAATDGDFTKLITVNASGEMDELKRKINKMVSNLRDSIQRNTAAREAAELANRTKSEFLANMSHEIRTPMNGIIGMTQLTLDTDDLKPYTREMLNVVHNLANSLLTIIDDILDISKIEANRMVIESIPFTVRGTVFNALKTLAVKANEKFLSLTYQVDNTVPDYVIGDPFRLRQIILNLVGNAIKFTEHGEVKLTICKSDREQCAADEYAFEFSVSDTGIGIEEDKLDLIFDTFQQADGSTTRRFGGTGLGLSISKRLVNLMGGDVWVTSEYGHGSTFHFTCVVKLADQSLNVIASQLLPYKNHRVLFIDKGENANEAESVLKMLKKLDLEPLVVRNEEHVPPPEIQDPSGKESGHAYDVIIVDSVNTARMLRTYDDFKYVPIVLVCPLVCVSLKSALDLGISSYMTTPCEPIDLGNGMLPALEGRSTPITTDHSRSFDILLAEDNDVNQKLAVKILEKHNHNVSVVGNGQEAVDAVKQRRYDVILMDVQMPVMGGFEATGKIREYERDSGLSRTPIIALTAHAMLGDREKCIQAQMDEYLSKPLKQNQMMQTILKCATLGGSLLEKSKESRISSSGEMHHVHTGPDGKSQRPGMEARSITASSSANHTLASPTSERSEQLSMDRVRP, from the exons ATGGCTTGCGCGGACGAGACACTCAcggccgctgctgccattcTCCAAAATCTCGCTAGAGAAGCCCCTTCCTCCGGTTCTCCCTCCTTCGACTTCACTTTCTCCCCGCATTCCACAAATGGCGTAGACTCGCTTCCCAAGTTACCTGGAGAGCCTAGCTTAGCAAAAGTTAGGTTCGAAAATGAGTTAGAAGGCTTGGTCCGTCGGATCCATCGCATGGAAGTTCAAACT CACCAAAACCACACACAAACCGTCCAAGACATTCAACCCACACAACACGCTCATAAGCGGAGAAAATCTTCCAAGGATGCGGAACCTGAAGTCCTCGAGGAAAGTGATGCTGCGGgaagcgatgaagaggaggatggcggagCAGCAACCTTAGTTCGGGAGGAAGACATCAGCTACTTACGGAATTATGTTCAAAAGCAAGCGGAGGAAATAAGTTTTCAGAAGAATATCATCACTCAGGTCCGGGAAGAGCTACAACTGCAAGAAGTGCAAACGCGGCGAGCTCTCACCAAGGTCGAAAATGAGGATGTGGTTCTCCTGGAACGAGAGCTGCGCAAACATCAGCAAGCAAACGAAGCTTTCCAGAAGGCACTACGAGAAATCGGAGGCATCATAACTCAGGTCGCTAACGGAGATTTATCAATGAAGGTTCAGATCCATCCCTTGGAGATGGATCCTGAAATTGCCACTTTCAAACGGACAATCAACACTATGATGGACCAACTCCAAGTTTTTGGTAGTGAGGTGTCTCGAGTCGCTCGTGAGGTCGGAACAGAAGGTATACTTGGTGGACAAGCTCAAATTACCGGCGTCCATGGTATCTGGAAGGAGTTGACGGAGAACGTCAACATCATGGCTAAAAATCTTACGGATCAAGTGCGTGAAATCGCCGTTGTCACGACCGCTGTCGCACACGGTGATCTCAGCCAGAAAATCGAAAGCCGGGCTCAAGGTGAAATTCTCGAACTTCAACAAACGATCAATACCATGGTGGACCAACTTCGGACTTTTGCAACGGAGGTTACTCGTGTCGCTCGCGATGTCGGTACAGAAGGTGTTCTCGGTGGTCAAGCTCAGATCGAAGGCGTACAAGGCATGTGGAATGAACTAACGGTAAACGTGAACGCGATGGCAAACAATTTGACGACACAAGTGCGCGATATTGCAACGGTTACTAAAGCAGTCGCTAAAGGTGATCTTACCCAGAAGGTCCAGGCAAACTGCAAGGGAGAAATTGCCGAGCTAAAGAATATTATCAACTCCATGGTTGACCAACTTCGCCAATTTGCGCAAGAAGTCACCAAGATTGCTAAAGAGGTCGGTACTGATGGTGTACTTGGTGGGCAAGCTACCGTCAATGATGTGGAAGGCACGTGGAAGGATCTCACCGAAAATGTCAACCGAATGGCCAATAACCTGACCACCCAAGTCAGAGAGATCGCGGATGTGACAACCGCTGTCGCAAAGGGTGATCTCAGCAAGAAGGTTACCGCCAATGTCCAAGGAGAAATACTAGATCTCAAAAGCACGATCAACGGCATGGTGGACCGACTTAATACATTCGCCTTTGAAGTCAGCAAAGTCGCTAGGGAGGTCGGAACAGACGGTACCCTTGGCGGCCAAGCTAAAGTAGATAATGTGGAAGGGAAATGGAAGGACCTCACCGACAAcgtcaacaccatggcccaGAATTTGACCTCACAGGTGCGAAGTATATCAGACGTCACGCAAGCCATTGCCAAGGGTGATTTGAGCAAGAAGATTGAAGTCCACGCCCAGGGAGAGATCTTAACCCTCAAGGTCACAATCAACCACATGGTGGACCGTCTAGCTAAATTCGCCacggagttgaagaaggtcgCACGCgatgtcggtgttgatggcAAAATGGGTGGCCAGGCAAACGTGGAAGGAATCGCTGGGACGTGGAAGGAGATCACAGAGGACGTCAACACCATGGCAGAGAATCTTACGTCGCAGGTACGAGCCTTTGGCGAAATCACAGATGCAGCAACAGATGGTGATTTCACAAAACTCATCACCGTCAATGCCTCTGGTGAGATGGATGAGTTGAAACGCAAGATCAATAAAATGGTGTCGAATCTACGGGACAGTATTCAGCGAAACACAGCCGCCAGAGAGGCTGCCGAATTGGCAAACCGCACCAAGTCCGAATTCCTGGCAAACATGAGTCACGAAATCCGAACACCTATGAATGGTATCATTGGTATGACACAGTTGACTCTGGACACGGACGATCTGAAACCGTACACTCGGGAGATGTTGAATGTGGTGCATAATTTGGCGAATAGTCTTTTGACGATCATTGACGACATACTCGATATTTCGAAGATCGAAGCGAATCGTATGGTGATCGAGAGCATCCCGTTCACAGTTCGCGGCACCGTCTTCAACGCCCTGAAGACATTAGCAGTCAAGGCCAACGAGAAATTCCTGAGTCTCACATACCAAGTCGACAATACAGTTCCTGACTATGTCATTGGTGACCCCTTCCGTCTGCGCCAGATTATACTGAACTTAGTCGGCAACGCGATCAAATTTACCGAGCATGGCGAGGTCAAGTTGACGATCTGCAAGTCGGACCGCGAACAGTGTGCGGCAGATGAATACGCCTTTGAGTTTTCAGTCTCAGATACTGGAATTGGTATAGAGGAGGACAAGCTTGATTTGATCTTCGATACTTTCCAACAGGCAGATGGGTCGACCACACGAAGATTCGGAGGCACTGGCCTTGGGTTGTCTATCTCAAAACGCTTAGTCAACCTAATGGGTGGTGATGTATGGGTCACTTCCGAATACGGCCACGGCAGCACATTCCATTTCACCTGCGTCGTGAAGCTGGCAGACCAGTCTCTCAATGTCATCGCATCCCAACTCCTGCCGTACAAGAATCACCGTGTCCTCTTTATCGACAAGGGAGAAAACGCCAATGAGGCAGAAAGTGTCCTGAagatgctgaagaagctggatcttGAACCGTTGGTTGTCCGCAATGAGGAACATGTCCCACCCCCAGAGATTCAAGACCCCTCCGGCAAAGAGTCTGGTCACGCTTATGATGTGATTATTGTGGACTCAGTAAACACGGCCAGGATGCTCCGAACATACGATGACTTCAAATACGTTCCCATCGTGTTGGTATGCCCACTGGTCTGCGTCAGCTTGAAGTCGGCCTTGGATCTTGGAATTAGCTCTTACATGACAACACCATGCGAGCCGATTGATCTAGGCAACGGTATGCTGCCTGCGCTCGAGGGACGCTCCACGCCAATCACCACTGACCACTCGCGCTCGTTCGACATCCTTCTTGCTGAGGACAATGACGTTAACCAGAAATTGGCCGTGAAAATTCTCGAGAAGCACAACCATAATGTCTCAGTTGTTGGCAATGGCCAAGAAGCTGTGGATGCTGTTAAGCAGCGCCGCTATGATGTGATTTTGATGGATGTGCAAATGCCAGTTATGGGTGGCTTTGAGGCTACGGGCAAGATTCGCGAGTATGAAAGAGACAGTGGTTTGAGCCGAACACCAATTATTGCTCTCACAGCCCACGCCATGTTGGGTGACCGAGAGAAGTGTATCCAGGCCCAGATGGACGAATATTTGTCCAAGCCGCTGAAGCAGAACCAAATGATGCAGACCATTCTCAAATGTGCCACTCTCGGTGGCTCTCTTCTAGAAAAGAGCAAGGAGTCTCGCATCTCAAGCAGTGGGGAGATGCATCATGTCCACACAGGCCCAGATGGCAAGTCGCAACGTCCGGGAATGGAAGCCCGATCAATCACAGCATCGAGTTCCGCAAACCATACCCTCGCTAGCCCGACTTCCGAGAGAAGCGAGCAGCTCTCTATGGATAGGGTAAGACCTTGA